A DNA window from Hydra vulgaris chromosome 13, alternate assembly HydraT2T_AEP contains the following coding sequences:
- the LOC136089912 gene encoding uncharacterized protein LOC136089912 — protein sequence MPGKSRYYINNKKTCPESVCFIGKEKFPKKLIVWIAISDRGMYEPLFHTSKAVAINSSIYINEYLEKRLPFIQKLLPFIHTYHGDFNYLLWPDLASSHYPKDSLNWMDQYVYYVDKESNPPNVRQARPIENFWGHLAQKVYEGDWQASTEQVLIDRIKLKLQEIDLKFLQSHMKGVRAKLRSIADGGVFSYKK from the coding sequence ATGCCTGGAAAATCTAGATACTacataaacaacaaaaagacaTGCCCAGAAAGTGTTTGTTTTATAGGAAAAgagaaatttccaaaaaaattaatagtgtGGATAGCCATATCTGACCGCGGTATGTACGAGCCATTGTTTCACACTTCCAAGGCTGTAGCCATCAATTCATCaatctatattaatgaatatttagaaaaacgacttccatttattcaaaaacttctTCCATTTATTCACACGTATCATGGAGactttaactatttattatgGCCAGATTTAGCAAGTTCTCATTATCCTAAAGATTCTCTGAATTGGATGGACCAATATGTCTATTACGTTGATAAGGAATCCAATCCCCCAAATGTGCGTCAAGCACGACCAATCGAAAATTTTTGGGGACATTTGGCACAGAAGGTTTACGAGGGAGATTGGCAAGCTTCAACAGAGCAAGTTTTGATTGATCGCATTAAACTAAAACTAcaagaaattgatttaaaatttttacagtcGCATATGAAAGGCGTCAGAGCAAAATTGAGATCAATTGCAGATGGTGGtgtattttcatataaaaaataa